From the genome of Thermogutta terrifontis, one region includes:
- a CDS encoding signal peptidase II: MNETLTKRQLVYRGLVFVSLVIVGLAVDLATKEWIFRQLGMPGERPVWWIIPGVFGFQTSLNEGALFGMGQGLAPWFAGLSVIFALGILAWLFVGGAARSWWLLISLAAVTAGIFGNLYDRLGLHGLKWHEGNPLHPPGEPVYAVRDWILVMIGSWPWPNFNVADSLLVCGVIALVVHTLFFSGDAASEGAVRHAPPT, encoded by the coding sequence GTGAACGAAACGCTTACCAAAAGGCAGCTTGTTTATCGGGGCCTCGTGTTTGTGTCCCTCGTGATCGTTGGTCTTGCTGTAGACCTCGCGACAAAGGAGTGGATTTTTCGGCAGTTGGGTATGCCTGGTGAGAGGCCTGTGTGGTGGATTATTCCCGGCGTGTTTGGCTTTCAGACCAGCCTCAACGAAGGGGCCCTTTTTGGTATGGGTCAGGGTTTGGCACCATGGTTTGCCGGACTGTCGGTGATTTTCGCCTTGGGGATTTTGGCGTGGCTATTCGTCGGTGGAGCCGCCAGAAGTTGGTGGCTGTTGATCAGTCTCGCGGCGGTCACTGCGGGGATCTTCGGGAACCTCTATGATCGTTTGGGGCTCCATGGGTTGAAGTGGCATGAAGGAAACCCCCTCCATCCGCCGGGCGAGCCGGTGTATGCCGTGAGGGATTGGATTCTGGTTATGATCGGCTCCTGGCCGTGGCCGAATTTCAACGTGGCAGACAGTCTCCTTGTCTGCGGCGTGATCGCGCTTGTGGTTCATACGCTATTTTTTTCTGGGGACGCTGCGTCAGAGGGGGCAGTTCGTCACGCGCCGCCCACCTAA
- a CDS encoding SGNH/GDSL hydrolase family protein produces MQRSLLLTLLVGVFSEISPTPEPTPLPAWVGPVREVHARFTGQPGTLALFGDSITVSLAFWAPLAYECRNVPPEMAHALAIVKDYMRPECWREWRGPEFGNEGGTTVRWGKEHIREWLKKLNPETAIIMWGTNDLNDLSEDEYRSTLKQVVQECLDNGTVVILTTIPPRHGREEKAARFAQIVREIADALRVPLIDYHAEILKRRPTDWDGASDAFRGYEVYEVPTLISGDGVHPSNPQRFMGDFSSEALRCSGYGLRNYLTLLAYAEVIERVLRPTQAPAR; encoded by the coding sequence ATGCAGCGCTCGTTGCTACTCACACTGTTGGTGGGTGTTTTTTCCGAGATTTCCCCAACTCCCGAGCCGACACCACTTCCGGCTTGGGTGGGGCCCGTGCGAGAGGTTCATGCCCGATTCACCGGCCAACCCGGAACCCTTGCCCTTTTTGGAGACTCGATCACCGTCAGTTTGGCGTTTTGGGCACCCTTGGCTTACGAGTGCCGCAACGTCCCCCCGGAGATGGCCCACGCCCTGGCCATCGTCAAGGACTACATGCGACCGGAATGCTGGCGGGAGTGGCGCGGTCCAGAATTTGGTAACGAAGGCGGAACCACAGTCCGCTGGGGCAAAGAACATATCCGTGAATGGCTCAAAAAACTCAATCCTGAGACCGCCATCATAATGTGGGGTACGAATGATCTCAACGATCTTTCCGAGGATGAATACAGAAGTACGCTTAAGCAGGTTGTTCAGGAATGTCTCGACAACGGAACAGTGGTCATTTTGACGACAATTCCCCCGCGGCACGGACGCGAAGAAAAAGCCGCCCGATTTGCCCAAATTGTTCGCGAAATAGCAGACGCTTTGCGGGTACCGCTCATTGACTATCACGCGGAAATTCTTAAACGACGCCCCACCGACTGGGACGGGGCCAGCGACGCATTCCGCGGCTACGAGGTCTACGAGGTGCCCACGCTCATCTCCGGCGATGGGGTCCATCCCAGCAACCCGCAGAGATTCATGGGGGACTTTTCTTCAGAAGCTCTGCGGTGCTCCGGCTATGGGCTGAGGAATTATTTGACCTTGTTGGCCTACGCGGAAGTGATCGAGCGAGTCCTCCGGCCCACCCAAGCCCCCGCACGGTGA
- a CDS encoding calmodulin-binding protein has product MFRRIVLLGVLGVLLGLVSVREASAQQAFGRQWARTYSTQDWQRFYHYPYVYYPQNFYGPDYFKSSEDLYYRYPPEMRIPVYNRKWQNFYPEPRRYHQGHHFILDVF; this is encoded by the coding sequence ATGTTCCGCCGTATTGTGTTGCTCGGCGTTTTAGGCGTTTTGCTGGGGTTGGTCAGCGTCCGAGAGGCCTCGGCTCAGCAGGCATTCGGACGGCAATGGGCTCGAACTTACAGCACCCAGGACTGGCAGCGGTTTTACCATTATCCGTACGTGTACTATCCCCAGAATTTTTACGGGCCCGACTATTTTAAGAGCTCAGAGGATCTGTATTACCGCTATCCACCCGAGATGAGGATTCCAGTCTACAACCGAAAATGGCAGAACTTTTATCCGGAACCCCGTCGGTACCACCAGGGCCATCACTTCATCCTGGATGTTTTCTGA
- a CDS encoding FtsK/SpoIIIE family DNA translocase — translation MRWCEARSENLFSPGWPNADARVGYSISNGGDSSLSPSIHPTRMSFHSDLRRDLLALVLLAITLFLGASLITFDPADPPSDLVFPSHTQVINVCGPLGATVAFHLLEWLGLGSWYLVLSLCLTSVTLLMRQPITRVNTRIVGWLVSLVSLLALADCVFPTWSPGSIAGPGGYLGFLFRYLAEQRLGYLGTVGAFFGTFSLGFLLWTDLSLVRAITTAALWPVKGILRGLVVVAEGYGVLRRASETTSSPAKPKAAFPEEEQTPSSTAGDKRREVESDSDSSREIVVKKPAQVAPIASTQATEEELPSGSKPAERRVSEPRIRKPVRPPREELLEEIECNSRPMRPVQYKLPSIDLLLEPEPFRFEEQEKEVRAKAQILEKTFADFGYHVRVVEIQTGPVIAQFEVELEAGLRLSKITALADDLAIALRVPSVRIVAPIPGKNTVGIEVPNNERQIVRLREVIEESHGKYQAMRIPIFLGKDVAGHPMVVDLATMPHLLIAGRTGTGKSVCLNSIILSILMTKTPDEVRLLLIDPKMVELSPYKRVPHLMHPVVTDMRKAEAILAWAVEKMEERYALLARAGVRHLSVYNQLGEEELMRRMRPESEEERAQIPTHMPYIVIIADEMADLMMTAAKEVETHIIRLAQKSRAVGIHLVLATQKPTVDVITGLIKSNLPARICFEVASRVDSRVVLDEMGAEKLLGNGDMLFLRPGTSTLIRGQGTYVSDDEINRVIDAVAVHEPEYVQELVQLKPSLPEQGQKGAPTARDELYEAAVDIIIREGRGSVSLLQRALGIGYGRAARLIDYMEEDGIVGPYNGSQAREVLMTLEQWEAIRQQRSGSLAHSPPVQPPSGSGSPRTNRIVLVPETNRPSTENPFTAPREEPPASQPGNAAGLPDAT, via the coding sequence ATGCGCTGGTGCGAAGCCCGGAGCGAGAATCTCTTTTCTCCCGGCTGGCCCAACGCCGATGCGCGAGTGGGATATTCCATCTCTAATGGAGGTGACAGCTCGCTCAGTCCGTCGATCCACCCAACTCGTATGTCGTTTCATTCCGACCTGCGCCGAGATCTTCTAGCCCTCGTGCTTCTTGCCATCACGCTATTTTTGGGGGCGAGCTTAATCACTTTTGATCCCGCAGATCCCCCTAGTGATCTCGTTTTTCCCTCCCACACGCAGGTGATCAATGTCTGCGGTCCGCTGGGCGCCACGGTGGCCTTTCACCTTTTGGAGTGGCTGGGACTGGGCAGCTGGTACTTGGTGCTGAGTCTCTGTCTTACAAGCGTAACGCTGCTTATGCGACAGCCCATCACCCGAGTCAATACCCGAATTGTCGGCTGGCTTGTATCACTTGTCTCACTCCTGGCGCTGGCGGACTGTGTGTTTCCCACATGGAGCCCGGGAAGTATTGCAGGTCCAGGCGGATATCTTGGTTTCCTTTTCCGTTACCTCGCGGAACAGCGGCTCGGATATCTGGGAACAGTAGGAGCATTCTTTGGGACCTTTTCTCTGGGATTCCTGCTGTGGACGGATCTCTCGCTGGTGCGAGCCATTACAACGGCCGCTCTTTGGCCGGTCAAAGGGATCCTCCGCGGACTGGTTGTCGTTGCAGAGGGTTACGGAGTCCTCCGCCGCGCATCCGAGACGACGTCATCCCCCGCGAAGCCGAAAGCGGCATTTCCAGAAGAAGAGCAAACTCCTTCCAGCACTGCTGGAGACAAGCGACGGGAGGTCGAAAGTGACAGCGACAGTTCCCGCGAAATCGTCGTTAAGAAACCCGCCCAGGTGGCTCCCATTGCTTCGACACAGGCAACCGAGGAAGAGTTGCCGAGCGGTTCCAAACCTGCAGAACGCAGGGTGAGTGAACCCCGCATCCGGAAGCCCGTGCGACCTCCTCGCGAGGAACTGCTGGAAGAGATTGAGTGCAACTCCCGCCCTATGCGTCCCGTGCAATACAAGCTGCCCTCCATCGATCTGCTTCTGGAGCCAGAGCCTTTCCGTTTTGAAGAACAGGAAAAGGAAGTCCGCGCAAAAGCCCAAATCCTGGAAAAAACCTTCGCCGACTTCGGCTATCACGTGCGGGTGGTAGAGATTCAGACGGGGCCCGTCATTGCGCAGTTTGAGGTGGAGCTGGAGGCCGGTCTGCGGCTCAGCAAGATCACGGCCCTTGCGGACGATCTGGCCATCGCCCTGAGGGTCCCCAGTGTACGGATCGTCGCGCCAATTCCAGGTAAGAACACGGTAGGCATCGAGGTTCCCAATAACGAGCGGCAAATCGTTCGGTTGCGAGAAGTTATCGAGGAAAGCCACGGCAAGTACCAGGCGATGCGGATTCCGATCTTCCTCGGCAAGGACGTGGCCGGCCATCCTATGGTCGTGGACCTGGCCACAATGCCCCATCTGCTCATCGCCGGCCGCACGGGAACTGGTAAAAGCGTCTGCCTCAATTCGATCATTCTTTCCATCCTGATGACCAAGACGCCTGATGAGGTGCGCCTCCTTCTCATCGATCCGAAGATGGTGGAGCTCAGTCCGTATAAGCGGGTACCGCACCTCATGCATCCCGTCGTTACGGATATGCGTAAAGCAGAGGCCATCCTGGCCTGGGCCGTGGAGAAAATGGAGGAACGATACGCCCTGCTGGCCCGGGCAGGAGTTCGTCACCTCAGCGTTTACAACCAGCTCGGCGAAGAAGAGTTGATGCGCCGCATGCGACCGGAAAGCGAGGAAGAACGGGCCCAAATCCCGACCCATATGCCCTACATCGTCATCATTGCTGACGAGATGGCCGACCTTATGATGACCGCCGCCAAAGAGGTGGAAACTCATATCATTCGGCTTGCCCAGAAAAGCCGAGCGGTGGGAATTCACCTCGTGCTTGCCACACAAAAACCAACGGTGGATGTGATCACCGGATTAATCAAATCGAACTTACCCGCCCGGATTTGCTTCGAAGTGGCCAGCCGGGTGGACAGTCGCGTCGTGCTCGACGAAATGGGGGCCGAAAAGCTGTTGGGTAATGGCGATATGTTGTTCCTGCGCCCGGGTACCAGTACCCTCATTCGAGGCCAGGGCACCTACGTCAGCGACGATGAAATCAATCGCGTCATCGACGCGGTGGCCGTCCACGAACCGGAGTACGTGCAGGAGCTTGTGCAGTTGAAACCGTCCTTGCCTGAACAGGGACAAAAAGGTGCCCCGACAGCCCGCGACGAACTCTACGAAGCCGCCGTGGACATCATCATTCGAGAAGGGCGCGGAAGTGTGTCGCTTCTGCAGCGCGCGCTGGGCATCGGGTACGGTCGGGCAGCCCGACTCATCGACTATATGGAGGAGGACGGCATAGTGGGGCCCTACAACGGCTCCCAAGCTCGGGAAGTTCTCATGACTTTGGAACAATGGGAAGCAATCCGCCAGCAACGGAGCGGTTCCCTGGCACATTCGCCGCCAGTTCAACCCCCAAGCGGCTCGGGCAGCCCACGAACGAACCGTATTGTCCTGGTTCCCGAAACCAACCGGCCCTCGACAGAAAACCCGTTCACTGCTCCTCGGGAGGAGCCCCCCGCATCTCAGCCGGGAAATGCCGCCGGCCTGCCGGACGCAACTTGA
- a CDS encoding DUF1080 domain-containing protein has protein sequence MKSQKSYSSRTDDHRLSRRDLLKATAQIAALGIVGCSGVSAAPDEWVSLFDGHSLDGWRASENKSSWKVEGGCLVADGPRSHLFYEGPVGNHTFRNFELTLEVLTKPGANSGVFIHTRYQETGSPTAGYEVQINNSYPMVGENPEFRRTGGLFAIQDVFKAFLRDDQWFRMRILVVGKRIRVWVNEFPMVDYLEPAFPPRMKNRMGRRLSQGTIALQAHDPGSRIHFRNIRIRLLPDDADPFAEPRPDVSPYGMTEGLIDRLSMLSIPVTDFHIHLRGGMTVEKAIERQAVTGINAGVLENHGRGWPLDTNEKLAAFLDGVVGKPVFVGIQVNDRDWAETIDPKLLDRLDYVLADTMIMPMPDDNSPPVKLWLTDQYTIDDPKAWMERYIRHNVRVLSEPITILANPTWLPKPIAHLYDELWTEDRMRLIIETAVKRGVAFEINASGYPPEKFIRLAREMGAKFTLGTNNFDDRPISLARCFEMIDKCGLHGRDFLLIRPKSGSGAS, from the coding sequence ATGAAATCGCAGAAGAGTTACAGCAGCAGAACTGACGATCATCGATTGTCTCGACGCGATCTGCTAAAAGCCACCGCGCAGATTGCCGCTTTGGGCATTGTGGGATGCAGCGGTGTGTCGGCAGCCCCCGACGAATGGGTCAGCCTGTTCGACGGCCATTCCCTGGACGGCTGGCGAGCATCGGAAAACAAGTCAAGCTGGAAGGTGGAGGGCGGCTGTCTCGTCGCGGATGGGCCCCGCAGTCATCTTTTTTACGAGGGGCCTGTGGGCAACCACACGTTCCGGAATTTTGAGCTTACGCTGGAGGTGCTCACCAAGCCGGGCGCAAACTCCGGCGTCTTCATCCATACGCGTTATCAGGAAACCGGCTCCCCCACCGCCGGTTACGAAGTGCAGATCAATAATTCCTATCCCATGGTGGGCGAAAACCCGGAGTTTCGGCGGACCGGGGGGCTGTTTGCCATCCAGGACGTTTTCAAAGCTTTTCTGCGCGACGATCAGTGGTTTCGGATGCGGATTCTCGTGGTGGGCAAACGGATCCGGGTGTGGGTGAATGAGTTCCCTATGGTGGATTACCTGGAACCTGCGTTTCCACCCCGGATGAAAAATCGTATGGGGCGACGGCTTTCCCAAGGAACGATTGCCCTTCAGGCCCATGATCCAGGCAGCCGCATTCATTTTCGCAATATCCGGATCCGCCTTTTGCCCGACGATGCCGACCCGTTTGCGGAACCTCGCCCCGATGTGAGCCCGTACGGCATGACCGAAGGACTGATTGACCGACTTTCGATGCTTTCAATTCCCGTCACGGACTTTCACATTCACCTCCGCGGCGGCATGACTGTCGAGAAGGCTATCGAACGTCAGGCCGTCACGGGAATTAATGCTGGCGTTTTGGAGAATCACGGTCGTGGCTGGCCGCTGGACACCAACGAGAAACTTGCCGCTTTCCTGGATGGCGTGGTGGGTAAGCCGGTTTTTGTGGGGATCCAGGTCAACGATCGGGATTGGGCAGAGACAATCGACCCCAAGCTTCTGGATAGGTTGGACTACGTGCTTGCCGACACGATGATTATGCCCATGCCCGATGACAACAGCCCGCCGGTAAAACTCTGGTTGACCGACCAGTACACGATCGACGACCCCAAAGCGTGGATGGAGCGCTACATTCGGCACAATGTACGCGTGCTTTCGGAACCGATCACGATCCTGGCCAATCCCACCTGGCTTCCCAAGCCAATTGCCCATCTTTACGACGAACTGTGGACGGAAGACCGAATGAGGTTGATTATTGAAACCGCTGTCAAGCGAGGTGTGGCTTTCGAGATAAACGCAAGTGGGTATCCGCCCGAGAAATTCATCCGGCTTGCCAGGGAGATGGGGGCCAAGTTCACTCTGGGAACGAACAACTTTGATGACCGGCCGATCTCGCTTGCCCGATGCTTTGAGATGATCGACAAATGTGGGCTTCACGGACGGGATTTCCTGCTCATCCGGCCAAAAAGCGGTTCGGGCGCCAGCTAA
- a CDS encoding ParA family protein yields the protein MMSQPRVVSFINYKGGVGKTTTTYHIGCSLAEHHGKRVLLVDIDPQSNLSLLCMAYEKYDEFRRQQGTIRDLYRRFRESRHPLDARDFIVRNAVQGGGEPIDGVDLLPCDIDLLGEDLGGLVPTVSAARAASGYEVLQQLAQKLLNEWAFLERICKEIGQSYDFILIDCPPNLYLMTQNAIRASHYYMVTLIPEFLSAIGLDILVRKIDDIRKKISHVGALAGYDNVPMATLGGIIWVKKRNTKQHERTIERLREHEIFGPFVFDCGTTERTGYSEAAEAQCPIWRVKTPSAQDAARLGEYEKITEEFLKRCQ from the coding sequence ATGATGAGTCAACCCCGAGTTGTTTCGTTTATCAACTACAAAGGAGGAGTGGGCAAGACGACCACCACGTACCACATCGGATGCAGTTTGGCGGAACACCACGGCAAACGTGTGCTTCTAGTGGATATCGATCCGCAGTCCAACCTCTCGTTGCTGTGTATGGCATACGAAAAATACGACGAATTCCGCCGCCAGCAGGGGACGATTCGCGATCTTTACCGACGTTTTCGCGAGAGTCGACATCCACTGGATGCCCGCGATTTCATTGTTCGCAACGCAGTGCAGGGGGGTGGAGAACCCATCGACGGAGTTGATCTTTTGCCCTGCGATATTGACCTGCTGGGCGAAGACCTGGGTGGTTTGGTCCCCACAGTGTCGGCAGCCCGGGCCGCCAGTGGGTACGAAGTCCTCCAGCAGCTTGCCCAAAAGCTGCTCAACGAGTGGGCATTTTTGGAGCGTATTTGCAAAGAGATTGGGCAGAGCTACGATTTTATTCTCATCGACTGCCCTCCGAATCTCTACCTGATGACGCAGAACGCCATTCGGGCCTCGCACTATTACATGGTAACGCTGATTCCTGAATTTCTTTCTGCAATTGGTCTCGACATTCTGGTGCGAAAGATCGACGATATCAGAAAGAAAATCAGCCACGTGGGTGCACTCGCCGGGTACGACAATGTCCCCATGGCAACACTGGGCGGTATTATTTGGGTCAAAAAGCGGAACACCAAACAGCACGAGCGAACGATCGAAAGACTCCGTGAGCATGAAATCTTTGGACCGTTTGTATTTGATTGCGGCACCACCGAGCGGACCGGCTACAGCGAAGCTGCTGAGGCCCAGTGTCCAATTTGGCGAGTGAAAACTCCGTCAGCCCAGGATGCCGCACGTTTAGGCGAATATGAGAAAATTACCGAGGAATTCCTGAAACGCTGTCAGTAA
- a CDS encoding chloride channel protein, producing MSTLEAIVFPAVRTWDTAVSRVQTIFCDGYTQKIVNARIAWDGSLTVKKLGTSIFRDRLAISSRPKLEWYRWGRPLGFAVLVGVCTGLAAVVFTWALESFQGFVLGDLLGYHAPPQPSGNPNAPFVFPRASWLVLVIPSLGGLLCGLVIHFFEPEAEGHGTDAMIKAFHRLAGRIPLKVPIAKAVTSVLVIGTGGSAGREGPITQIGAGVGSVVAQLFKLGDWDRRILMLAGAAGGLGAVFRAPLGGAMFAVEVLYSGTAIEFSALGPAFVASVVAYTVFVGVFGQSVMFYLPRTPDPVTWLYPCVFHGAHELPFYFALALLCVGVSFVFSEGFYAMHDRVFRRLPIPLWARPAIGGLGVGLLVLAGFPHVMAGGYGWMQKAILASPDLPFRLALVLVLMKILATCLTVASGGSGGLFAPSLFVGAMTGAAFGWGCQALFPHFAPPVPACVLVGMGGVLAATFKVPLAALIMVSELTGSHDLLVPMMLVGAVEMTILPGRISLCREQVPSFVDSPAHLGDFVIDVLKEMRVEEVCPLDRRPVVIREDMPLPEILHIVAETQQHAFPVVDREGHLVGVISLHDLRTVLAGDGAGDLVRAIDLAVPVRPVTPQDDLHTVLQVLAESHLEEVPIVAPNDHGQVIGLIRREVILRAYDRRVAGLQAGLVPRSGTPA from the coding sequence GTGTCCACGCTCGAGGCGATTGTCTTCCCTGCGGTGCGCACGTGGGACACGGCTGTCTCCCGGGTGCAGACGATCTTCTGCGACGGTTATACTCAAAAGATTGTTAATGCGAGAATTGCCTGGGACGGGTCACTTACCGTGAAAAAGCTGGGGACATCAATTTTTCGAGATCGCCTGGCCATCTCTTCGCGACCAAAGCTCGAATGGTATCGGTGGGGACGTCCGCTGGGCTTTGCCGTACTTGTGGGCGTCTGCACGGGTCTGGCGGCGGTTGTATTCACCTGGGCTCTGGAAAGTTTTCAAGGCTTTGTGCTCGGCGATCTTCTCGGCTACCATGCGCCACCCCAGCCATCTGGAAATCCAAATGCGCCATTTGTGTTTCCTCGGGCAAGCTGGCTGGTGCTGGTTATCCCCTCCCTGGGGGGGCTGCTGTGTGGGCTAGTCATTCACTTTTTTGAACCTGAAGCGGAAGGTCACGGCACGGATGCGATGATCAAAGCCTTTCATCGATTGGCGGGAAGGATTCCCCTAAAGGTGCCCATCGCCAAGGCTGTGACCAGTGTGCTTGTGATTGGCACAGGCGGGTCGGCGGGGCGCGAAGGGCCCATCACGCAGATCGGTGCTGGGGTGGGATCAGTCGTGGCCCAGCTCTTCAAATTGGGAGATTGGGATCGCCGCATTCTCATGCTGGCAGGGGCAGCCGGGGGACTGGGGGCGGTATTCCGGGCACCTCTGGGTGGGGCGATGTTTGCCGTGGAAGTTTTGTACTCGGGGACAGCGATCGAATTTTCGGCACTGGGACCCGCCTTCGTGGCTTCGGTCGTCGCCTACACGGTATTTGTCGGTGTCTTTGGACAATCCGTCATGTTCTATTTGCCGCGGACGCCAGATCCGGTCACCTGGCTTTATCCTTGCGTTTTCCACGGAGCTCACGAATTGCCGTTTTATTTCGCGCTGGCGCTGCTTTGTGTGGGCGTATCCTTCGTCTTCAGTGAAGGCTTTTACGCCATGCATGACCGAGTGTTTCGGCGATTGCCAATCCCGTTGTGGGCCCGGCCGGCGATCGGAGGATTGGGGGTGGGGCTGCTTGTGCTCGCGGGCTTTCCGCATGTGATGGCGGGCGGATACGGCTGGATGCAGAAGGCGATTCTTGCCAGTCCGGATCTGCCGTTTCGGCTGGCCCTGGTCCTCGTGCTGATGAAAATCCTTGCCACTTGCCTTACTGTGGCATCGGGTGGGAGTGGGGGGCTTTTCGCACCGTCGTTATTTGTAGGGGCGATGACCGGCGCCGCCTTCGGTTGGGGATGTCAGGCCCTGTTTCCACATTTTGCCCCGCCAGTGCCGGCATGCGTTCTGGTGGGGATGGGCGGCGTTCTCGCGGCCACGTTCAAGGTTCCCCTGGCGGCGCTGATTATGGTGTCGGAGTTAACCGGCTCGCACGACTTGCTCGTGCCCATGATGCTCGTGGGGGCTGTGGAAATGACAATCTTACCGGGAAGAATTTCGCTTTGTCGGGAACAGGTGCCTTCCTTTGTGGATAGTCCGGCGCATCTGGGTGATTTCGTGATTGATGTTCTGAAAGAAATGCGGGTAGAGGAGGTGTGCCCGCTGGATCGGAGGCCGGTTGTCATTAGGGAGGACATGCCGCTTCCGGAGATCCTCCACATTGTGGCGGAAACGCAGCAACACGCGTTTCCGGTGGTGGATCGTGAGGGACATCTGGTGGGCGTCATCTCGCTGCACGACTTGAGGACGGTCCTGGCGGGGGATGGAGCTGGCGATCTCGTGCGAGCAATTGACCTCGCGGTCCCAGTCAGGCCGGTGACACCGCAGGATGACCTGCACACGGTGCTCCAGGTGCTGGCGGAGTCTCATTTGGAAGAGGTCCCAATCGTAGCGCCGAACGATCATGGCCAGGTGATAGGATTGATCCGCCGGGAAGTGATCCTGAGGGCCTACGATCGCCGCGTGGCGGGACTTCAGGCGGGGTTGGTCCCCCGCTCCGGGACCCCCGCGTGA
- a CDS encoding glycosyltransferase → MLTLLLLHAYAGAKGEMDNGEKAGKKAQSMDGFSIGLILAGALAAAQLVLLALQAFEHYRYAARRLQKKAYGQPTGQALVIIPCRGLERNLEENLAGFFCQDYTNYSLRFVVQSEDDPAASVIRRLMSHHPRVPAELVVAGLATNEAQKVHNLRAATHSIPERVRYLVFADSDASPCPTWLRALINRLEESRAAAVTGYRWFVPARGTFREALVSSLNGSYAMLMAGKTPNLVWGGTWAIARQSFHELGIRAAWEGQICDDLVVARLLLRHGLRVQYEPAGLVATACYASTREMVAFIHRQYFLLRHVLPKWWLFDTLVGNYHILVFWLAVGAAVSGGGPVRWSGLATAGVIFILNWVRAEFRAAAAKVYFPQLSQQRPFRRVFWWDRVANLLIGTVGFILSISAGLHRSVTWRGITYRIEPNGNVQVCHHGTSEGSALCSSRADGHASADPRVPVPPAVVGAQAETPRSAA, encoded by the coding sequence ATGTTGACACTTTTGCTGCTTCATGCCTATGCTGGTGCAAAGGGAGAAATGGACAATGGAGAAAAAGCTGGTAAAAAGGCACAGTCCATGGACGGATTTTCAATCGGCTTGATTTTGGCTGGTGCGCTGGCCGCCGCTCAATTGGTGCTCCTTGCTCTTCAGGCGTTTGAACATTACCGTTACGCGGCGCGCCGACTCCAGAAAAAAGCCTACGGTCAGCCGACTGGACAGGCCCTCGTCATCATCCCCTGTCGTGGCTTAGAACGCAATCTGGAGGAGAATTTGGCCGGTTTTTTCTGTCAAGATTACACCAACTATTCACTCCGATTCGTCGTCCAGTCGGAAGATGACCCCGCCGCCAGCGTCATTCGGCGTCTCATGAGTCACCATCCCCGCGTTCCAGCGGAGCTTGTCGTGGCCGGGTTAGCTACCAACGAGGCCCAAAAGGTCCATAACCTTCGGGCGGCGACCCACTCAATCCCCGAGCGGGTTCGCTATCTGGTTTTCGCCGATTCAGACGCCTCGCCCTGTCCCACCTGGTTGAGGGCCCTCATAAACCGATTGGAAGAGTCTCGAGCCGCTGCTGTTACCGGCTATCGCTGGTTCGTTCCCGCCCGGGGGACATTCCGCGAGGCACTCGTTTCTTCCCTCAACGGATCGTACGCCATGCTGATGGCGGGTAAGACGCCCAATCTTGTTTGGGGTGGAACTTGGGCCATCGCCCGCCAGAGTTTTCACGAACTCGGTATCCGCGCCGCCTGGGAAGGCCAAATCTGCGATGATCTCGTCGTCGCCCGGCTTTTATTACGCCACGGCCTGCGAGTCCAATACGAGCCCGCGGGCCTTGTCGCCACCGCTTGCTATGCTTCCACCCGAGAAATGGTCGCTTTCATTCATCGGCAGTATTTTCTGCTGAGACATGTCCTTCCCAAGTGGTGGCTGTTCGATACCCTAGTGGGAAATTACCATATCCTCGTTTTTTGGTTGGCGGTTGGTGCCGCGGTTTCAGGGGGAGGTCCAGTTCGATGGAGCGGCCTGGCCACGGCGGGTGTCATTTTCATTCTCAATTGGGTCAGGGCCGAGTTTCGTGCGGCGGCCGCCAAGGTTTACTTTCCGCAGCTGTCCCAGCAGCGTCCTTTTCGCCGGGTTTTCTGGTGGGACCGGGTGGCCAATTTGCTCATTGGCACCGTGGGGTTTATTCTCAGTATTTCCGCGGGCTTACATCGGTCGGTGACCTGGCGTGGCATCACCTATCGCATCGAACCCAACGGAAATGTCCAGGTTTGCCACCACGGGACCTCCGAGGGCAGCGCATTGTGTTCTTCAAGGGCAGACGGACACGCGAGCGCCGACCCAAGAGTACCCGTTCCGCCTGCCGTGGTAGGTGCCCAAGCGGAAACCCCCAGGTCAGCCGCTTGA